TTATGATGCCCTTATTGCTGCTCTTTATCCAGACATTGATAAATATGAAGAAGAGGTACTAATGGAGCAGCTTCATACCTTTTCTTCTGGGAAATATTAACTTTCATTGCATTGTGTGAAGCATTGTTCTAATTTTCATTACAGGAACTGGCTTTCCATGAAGAGGAGAAAGCCCGAAATAAGCAGGTAAGCTGATCTGAATTTTATTCTGAGTTTAATTCATCGAGAATCATCTAGCGTACAATTGTCTTTTAATTTCGAGAGTAGATTGTTCTCACAATTTGCTgcaaaaattatgaaaattactTTAGTTACTTTATTAACAATGACAAGACTGACATTTTTCATGGTTCATTTCTTTATCTACGAGATTTATGTTGGTGTTGCATTTAACGAAACTCCTTACATTCAAAGTCCTTGTACTTGATTCTTTTTGGCTACAGATCCAAGCTTCAATTGCCCAAACTTTTCGTCGACAAGCAGAAGCTCTTGGGAAGAAACGGACATCGGCCAGAGCTACTACAGCTACATTTGTTAGGAGGCAAGGAAGCTATCGAAACTTAAGAACTCGGAGAAATCACCGAGCTATTGAAAATCAAGGCTCTGATGAGGAGGAGGCTAATGGTCATGATGGTAGTAAGGATTCATCTTCTGCTGATGAGCGTTCTACTGAAGGCAAATCAAAACGATACAAAAGATGGGGAGGTGCTCGAACTTCACAGACATCTTCTGGAGCCCATGCCGACGGAGGCTGTGATGATAATGATTCAGAAGCAAACCGAGAAGTACTTGGTGTATCTGCTGGACTTGTTGGCACTACTGAAATTCTTGCCTGGGGTAGAGGTGGCATGCGCAGTAACACCCGATATGGTGTTCCCAATGGTGCTGGTGGCAAGATTTCCAGAAATAGCAGACTTTCAAAGCTAATCAATCGTCTCCAATGTGCGAATGAGAATAATGAAGCAGTAATACTACTAAACTTTTGCTTTGGTGATTTTGGAGATTTTACATCTTATTTTTGTTAATAGGtggtttaattttttattattgagtTTAGTTGGGAGGGAGGAGTTATGGAATCCCTGATACCGGAATACAGCGAAAACTTTAAGCAACTTATTTAGCTCAATTGCCTATTACATACCCGAATATGGCATTTCCCAAAGCAACTTATATGTGTTCATATTCTTGTTTCAGTTGAAAATTAGTGTCATGCTTGTTTCTCTACATGAGGAGAAAATATCCAGCTTGAAGCGACCTTACTTGTGCTGCAGCCCGACATCTTCAGTTAAACACTTATGCCAGGTCCTGCATCTAACTCTCGATCTTTCAAACGGTAGGGTACgttgtaaatattttcaaaaccatgTCTCTTGCAGTATGTTGCTCAGCAAACATCTCTGGAAGCTAGTGAAATTGAGATACTGATGGTAAAAGATTTCCATCCTGTCAACAACACTTCAAGTCTCAAAAAAGAACCTGGCCTCTCAAATCCTTGTTACAATGCGTTGGAATTGTTGAACGAGCATCAAACCTTGGGTATTGTTCATGCCCATTTTACTCAGCAAAATCTGGTAAGTTTTCCTTGGTCAAATATGAAAATGATCTAATTGTCCTGATCCCCTTCTTAGCATAAATATAAAagttttgaaacttttaaataGCAATTCTGCTAAACTCTCTCTGTCACATCATCTCAAAGAAATAACTCGAACAGTCAGACCAGatcggatatatatatatatatatatatatatatatatatatatatatatatactggaaAATACAATAATCATGAATGCACAATGGATTCCTCATCCATGGCCCATTTTCAGGTTTTAGGATACCGGAAAAAGGAACAAGTGTTGTAGCAGTGATGAGGATGAAGCTGACATTTTTCTATTTGAAAAATCTATAGAAGCGATGCTGGAAGAAGTTTTATATCAGTTTTCTACAAATTGTGGATATACGATTGTTCAACTTAAGTGGTCTTAGGAAAGTTCAGGGTAACGATAGTATGTACATCATGCGACTAGATATACTACAGGAGCTAGTGAAATAGTCACTTGTGTTGTGTCCAGACTTGTATTATTTGCTTTGTTATCCATCAATTTGATAAATATACATAGATTTATATTTAGACTTGAAATTGTATTTGTATTTGTTTGGTATTCATCATGTTATGTGTCACGGGatgcttttatttttttatataaataagtaACACGGATTTTGATAACTATGTATATGTTCATCATGAACTGAGAAATAATTGTCCGAGAAATGAGAACACAcgtgagttgtttgtatgttaaCTTCGTGGTTACAGGTTTGGATTCGAATCATATTTAAATGAACCATTACTATTGTTGTCCTTGTGAGAGCTGCTGTTGCCTGTTGCTTATCGATTTCTAGTCAATTAATTTCTAAGGTTTTATTGTAGAAGATGATACATCCATTCGAATTCATATGTATGAAACAGCAATCGTGAATGATCATTGAGTTTTTCAACTTCGATATATTCGCTTAACTTAGGATCAAAGATGCTTCAACACCTTGATGACATTTGACTCGATCATTTCTGCACAAGTTTGCTTTATGGTGGAGCTTTGATTTTGACCATTAATTTACCATCCCCTTCAGCAtgtaaacatttttttttttgctttagtGGCACAAATATTTGTAATGCGACCACCATAAGCTGAATCCAACTGTTGTCGAATTCCTTCAGCGATATTTGTTCCTAGTCTCCCCACTGTAAAGCCTGCAAAGATAGACAGAAAATGCCCagttaaaaaatattcaaaccCGCGTAGATTTTGAAAGAATATCCCCTTTTAAATTTCTCAAGCCATCTCCCAATATTTAGGAAAATTGCATCATTAATCCAGATTAAATATGGAGTTTATTAGACATACCGCCAAAATGATCATAGCATTAATATTTTCTTGAATATCTGTTTATGTACATACCAGTCATAAACAGTTGGAGCATTGGCATGTTGCGGCTTATCAAAATAATCAGCGCCTACATTCTTGGTGGCCTGGTTACTTCCGGGGTTGAACACACTCCGCCACACATTGTTCTTTTGACCGGCTGTCGGCGACAGATTATTCGGAGTCCCGGGTGTTGTTGGGCTCGTCCGCATTGACTGAGACTTCCCATACTTGCTCCTACTCTCTGCGCCAACATCTAGAGACAAAATGAATTATTCTAAGAAAcatatctatactattatattaagtatGAGGCTCTAATAATAACCGCTCTACGAAGACACCAACTTTCTTTCCTGTTTtagcttttttaattttttatatttactatttactattttattataGTTGAGCCCCTAATAATAACCGTTCTATGAGGACACCAACTTTCTTTCCTATTTTACCCGTtctcattttttatattatattttttcttaacaaataatattatattcaccGTCATAAAGAAACTGCTcacgtgaaaaataatattatttcttcTCCAAACTAGCCACCGTGAAAAATAAACTCTCTTCTTTATGTTGTGACGTCATTATGTTGTAATTtcatgaatatttaatatattagcaACATGTATTCAGGACACACGCAACGTGTGTGCCACGGTTACTAGTACATTAAAATATATCCATTCACGTAAAGCTTTAAAAGGATAAATTTTTAGAGACTTGACACATCTCTTAGAGAAAATAATAAAGAATCAAATTTTTTAGGGTTCCTTTTGTTCGGACCTTTCATGCTTGATGGATTGGAATAGAGTTTCTTAAGATGTTTGAGGCCACTTACTGCCGGCGGAGGTCCGGCTACAGCGTCATCCCAAATTTGATCAATCAGCAccattttttatgtatttttttctttttccattTAAGTAAGATGAGACAAAGCTTCACGCATATATGACTGGTTAGTATAAATTGAGAAATTTTTGTGAAATATCATATGAAACATGGATAAAGTTTAAATTTAGACTCTTTCAAAGTTGCGATCTAACTTGTCATGGTAGTTGGAATAGAGTCAATTAATCCGGATCGTAAGTAAAAGACTAAGTAAATGTAGGATCCGAGAAATTATAGCTGAGAAGATGGTTCTGTTCGGTGGCTTCGATGTTACATGTGGAGGAGGCATTATCTCCACATGCTTTGGATAGACAAGATTCACACACATatctgattttaaaaaaatagtagACCTCATGTATGTTTGGCTAAATTTGGGCCCTTGATTCTATCATGGGTAGTGTCCCTACATGTAGGATTGAATAAATCGTTCTGTTCTTTTTGGTAGAATGActtcttatttattttaaaatctcaTGTTAAAATTTAACAAGCTAAAAATCtatcatgccttgaaaacttTAATCTGAAACTCCCGTGTGAAAAATTattgcaataaaaaaaaaaaccccattTTGATTAAATTCACATATAAATCTTCCTTATGAAAAATCAATGAGATAAAATGCCTTACCGATAATCTACATTCTTTATGCTTCACGAGTCTTTAAGCAAAGTTTAcacaaaattattttgaaaattgcaataTTCAaacttgaaaataataaaaaatatatttttttttcttcttcctaGCACattaatagtttttttttttttacaaaagtaTCATGAGTAGCTGGAAAGATCTTGACTTGACTTTCGTAAGAGCGTAAGTGGCCATTTAAATGGTGTTTGATTGGGCATCATGGTATCTTCATAGTGGCCACTTTAAATTCATCCAACATAatgattttttcaaaataatttattgGAAACATACTGTAATCACATGCAGAATGCCCCGGTTGAAATTAAactatgatatttttttatatctgAACGTGCCTCGCAATGCATATCTTGTTTTCTTGCATATTCTGGCAAATGAACAAGATTCCGTCTCCTCCAGTATTTTGCGAAacgagaaaaagaaaaagatccAATTTTGAATCTTGCTAGCATTTAATGTGTGATCTAAATGATCAGAAAGCGTGTAGATATAGTCGACGAAGTATATAGGAAATCAGAACCAACAATGCTGGAACTCAGACTTCTCTTACTCGGGCTTGCTTTTGCCTTGACTTTCAAACCTTCTTTCTCTCGAGGTCAGTTCTCTCTTTTCTTCCGCTTGTATTCACAGTGCTCCGAGAGACTTTTTCTGTAACATGAAAGTTTTTTGCAGTAATGCTGTCGGTTGGCTTCACCAGCTGTTGAATGAACTTATATATACAAACTACAAGCTAATTtacgatttattttaaatatttttggtgGGGTGGGTTTTGGGTTGTTTTGAATCAGGATAAAGAGATGCAATGATTCTGTGTTTGTAGCGTAGTGCTCTGTTGCGTTTGAACGACCTTTGTTCAAGATAATTTTTTGGTTATGATGTGCACGTAGATATTTATTTGGTGTATTGAAGAGTATTTGAACGATGGAACAAAAAATGAGAGGGAAATAGTGATAGCTTGCCTTGTTTGTGACATCAACCAATAAATTTTTCTAATCGTGCATTAGTTCTCGGCAGACAGTAGTAATGGTGCCGTGTTTTGAGTGATACAGAGTATCAGAAGGCTGCTGATGTCCATCTTTATGCCTTTTTTATGTTGACAACAGCACCATATTCTACGCGAATAAGTTGCGGAGCTCGTGATGATGTTCGTAGTTCTCCAACCGATACTTTCTGGTACAGGGATTTTGCTTACACTGGGGGAATTCCAGGTAATGCAACCCGCCCAAGTTTCATCAGTCCTATACTAAGTACACTTCGCTATTTCCCTCTATCCGATGGACCTGAAAACTGTTACAATATAAATAGGATTCCCCATGGTCATTATCTAGTCAGAATCTTCTTTGGCTTGGTTGCGGAACCTAGCTTTGATGACGAGCCTTTGTTTGACGTTTCTGTGGAAGGAACCTTAGTTTATTCATTGCAATCTGGTTGGAGCAACCATGATGATGAAAGAGCGCTTTTCGAAGCCCTCATTTTTCTGAAGGATGGCACTGCCTCTCTTTGCTTCCATAGCACTGGACATGGAGATCCAGCAATACTTGCCATTGAAATTCTCCAGATTGACAATCGAGCGTACTATTTTGGCAAAGGGTATGGTCAAGGAATGATTTTCAGAACTGACAGAAGATTTAGTTGTGGGGCTCAGAATCCCAAGTTTGGCGTTGATTATGGCGCGGATAGCTGGGGTGGAGATAGATTCTGGAATTCCCTCCCACGTTTGGGCAGGGTTCTGACCGTGTCATAACTACTAGAAACACAATCAAGAAGACGTCTGAATCACCAAACTTTTATCCAGAGGCTCTTTACCAAACGGCTCTTCTTAGTAGTGATAGTCAGCCTGATTTAGCATACACAATGGACGTCGAGCCCACTAGAAACTACTCCCTTTGGTTGCATTTTGCTGAAATAGATCCCTCTGTCACTGGAGCAGGACAAAGGGTATTCGACGTCCTGCTTAACGGCGATGTTGCTTTTCAGGATGTTGACATTTATGCCTTGACTGGGAATATTAACAGTGCTCTTGTGCTCAACACAACAGTTGCTGTTAGTGCAAGGACTTTGACAATAACCCTGCATCCAACGAAAGGGACGCATGCCATAATCAACGCGATAGAGCTTTTCGAACTTGTGTTGGCTGAAACGAAAACATTGCCGGATGAAAGTATGCATGACTCCTCGCTCATACTTGTGATATTTTTCTGCGCCTTGGTAAATTTTGCAGGATCTTGGCATTTATAATAAACTaggaataataaaaaaaacttctGCTCTCGAATTTGTTGGCTTGCTACTTGTCTGTTTCTCACAAGCGTTCTAGTAAACATGCGAGATCCAGCCCTCATGCTGAATTCACTAATGTCGTTTCTCATGTATATTTTGGATTTTGAGTGTATTCATAAGTTTATCATTGCTATCTTTTCCTTCCGAAACCTGAGACTCGAGTTTAACTAACTCTAAAACATCGGTTTCGTGTTGTTGGTAATGTAGTTAGGACTTTGCAGAGATTGAAGAGTGCACTTCGTCTTCCTCCTCGTTTTGGGTGGAATGGTGATCCTTGTGTTCCGCAGCAACATCCATGGAATGGAGTTGATTGTCAGTATGACAGAACTCTTAGGAAACATGTAATTGTTGGACTGTATGTTCAATTCTTGACCTCCATAAAATTCTTTTATACGAGAAAATGTCAAATAAAGGTTACTTTGTTCACGTTTAAGTTGACAAAGTAATTTGAAATTTTACAGTTTTCCATAGACATGATATGAGGTGATTTGTTTATTATTGATCGAATTTGTCTTTGCGAGATTAGAGGTCTTGACAACCAGGGTCTGAGAGGTTTCTTGCCAGGTGACATATCCAGACTTAAGCATCTCCAGAGCGTGTAAGTCATCTATTTCCGGTGTATCCTGAATGTGACTTGGAATTAACAGTTTCAACCATGTTATCTTTATGCTAAGGCAGTTTGGAGAATCATCGAGATTCAGTCTTAAACATGAATAAGTTTACTTAATGTATATGATTGGGACTTTCTTTTATCCGAAAACCGCATC
This region of Primulina eburnea isolate SZY01 chromosome 14, ASM2296580v1, whole genome shotgun sequence genomic DNA includes:
- the LOC140812486 gene encoding putative E3 ubiquitin-protein ligase RING1a, translating into MPAQKRSLEATTPPPSPPPPLEEEKADDSLQSGENHIHEPAENSCDSDDFPDSSGGEKDEFIIVKLAEIRKEVQCPICLGIIRKTRTVMECLHRFCRECIDKSMRLGNNECPACRTHCASRRSLRDDPNYDALIAALYPDIDKYEEEELAFHEEEKARNKQIQASIAQTFRRQAEALGKKRTSARATTATFVRRQGSYRNLRTRRNHRAIENQGSDEEEANGHDGSKDSSSADERSTEGKSKRYKRWGGARTSQTSSGAHADGGCDDNDSEANREVLGVSAGLVGTTEILAWGRGGMRSNTRYGVPNGAGGKISRNSRLSKLINRLQCANENNEALKISVMLVSLHEEKISSLKRPYLCCSPTSSVKHLCQYVAQQTSLEASEIEILMVKDFHPVNNTSSLKKEPGLSNPCYNALELLNEHQTLGIVHAHFTQQNLVLGYRKKEQVL
- the LOC140812487 gene encoding dormancy-associated protein 1-like; the protein is MVLIDQIWDDAVAGPPPAVSGLKHLKKLYSNPSSMKDVGAESRSKYGKSQSMRTSPTTPGTPNNLSPTAGQKNNVWRSVFNPGSNQATKNVGADYFDKPQHANAPTVYDWLYSGETRNKYR